A stretch of DNA from Chlamydiota bacterium:
TTTAGGTCCTTTGATCAGTGATGGTGAATATTACACAGTTCAGTGGATATTAAATGATGCAAGGAGGGTCTCATGAAAACAAAATCTTTAAGGTTGCCAAAAAGTATTATGTCAGCCGTGGAGCTTGTAGAAAAACAAGAAAAAATTGAAGAGTCAACGGCCATGAGAAAGCTTCTTAAGATTGGTTTTGAAACCTATGTCGGTCATCTCTATAAGCACGGTAAAATCTCACTTCGAGAGGCTGCACATTTATTGGGGGTAAATTTCATTGAAGTCATGGACTTGTTTTTAGATATGGGGATTAAAGGAAATCTTGAAGCCTCTGATGTGATTCTGTCTTTAGAGAAATTTTCTTAAACTTGATTTAATTTATCGGCACATAAGAAAACCGTTTAAATATGAAATTTACCCCCTTGTCCATACCGGATGTGATTTTAATCGAACCTAAAGTCTTGGGAGATGAACGAGGGTTTTTTTATGAATCCTATCGCGAGGATATTTTTTCTCAAAATGGAATTACAACTCGATTTGTTCAGGACAATCATAGTCAATCGATGAAAGGGGTTTTAAGGGGACTTCATTTTCAAATTCCTCCTCGGGCTCAGGCAAAGCTTGTTCGAGTCGTTCGAGGTGATGTTTTTGACGTGGCGGTCGATCTTAGGAAAAAATCTAAGACCTTTGGGAAGTATGTGAGTGAACATTTAAGTGAAACAAATAAGAAAATGATGTATATCCCTGAAGGATTTGCGCATGGCTTCTGTGTTTTAAAGGACGGTACAGAATTTCTTTATAAATGTTCAGATGTTTATTCCCCTCAGCATGAACACGGTTTAAGATGGAATGATCCTTCTATCAGGATACCGTGGCCGAAATTGGATATGGATTTTATTTTGTCTTCTAAAGATCAAACCTATCCTTCTCTAAAGGAACTGAAGGAAATTTTCGTATGATTCCCATTCTTCGTCTTCCAGAAGTTCAGTTTGCGATCGAGGCGGTTCGTCAGACATCGCTTCTGACAGAGGCTGTTCAGGGAGAAATGAAAGATGAGGATGCCCTAACCAAGTCAGATGACTCACCTGTAACGGTTGCAGATTTGGGTGCTCAGGCTGTGATTGCGGCCTTTTTAGAAAAGGCTTTTCCGAACGATATTCTTGTTGGAGAAGAGGATGCTGGAGTTTTACGTTCATCGAAGGGACGTTTGACGTTAGGGCGTGTCGTGAGATATGTTCAGGCCATTTTACCTCAAGCGACGGCGGAAGGAATTTGTGACTGGATTGATCGGGGGAAAGGCGAGCCTGGCAATAGATTTTGGACTGTGGACCCTATTGATGGAACAAAAGGTTTTTTACGTAAGGATCAATATGCCGTTGCTCTGGCTCTTTTAATCGATGGCAAGATTGAAGTTGGAGTTTTGGGTTGCCCTGTTTTGAGGGAAGCAAGATATCCAGAAATGGGTGGACCGGGATCCCTGGTTATCGCCGTTCGCGGAAAAGGTTCGTGGACCGCGCCGCTTAAAAAAGGAAATTCTTTTTCTCAACTTCATGTTTCTGACCATGCTTCTTTTCATGAATCAATTTTGGTTCGACCTTTTGATACGAGTCATACAAATTTGGAACTTATCGAAAAGTTTCAGCATTTACTTGGTATTGAAACTCCACCGGTGCTTTTAGACAGTCTTTCAAAGTATGCTGTGCTTGCTTCAGGAGGAGGGGATATTTATTTGAGACTCCTTTCTCCTCAAAAGATGAACTATAAAGAATGCATTTGGGATCAGGCTCCGGGCTCCATTATTTTGGAAGAGGCGGGAGGGAAGGTAACGGATTTAGATGGAAAACCCCTTGATTATACAACGGGAAGAAGGCTTCTCAAGAATCGAGGGGCCGTGTCTTCCAATGGGAAGCTTCATGCAATGGCGCTTGAGGTGTTGAGGAAATTGTTGTAAAAGAATCAATGACAAATATCAAAATCCAAATCTTATTTCTCCTTTTCCTCATTACCTTTTCCCAGACACAAGGATCTGTCGAAGATCTCATAAGCGAGGGCGACAAAGCCGATGAGAAATGGGATCATGCCAAAGCATTAGAACTTTATGAGAAGGCATTGTCGTTGGATTCTTCTAAAGCAGAAATTCTGTGGAGAATTTCTCGCGAATATTCTGATCTTGGGGCCGCTCTTACAGATTCTAAAGAACGCAAAGAAAAAGGTTATGATCAAAAGGGGGTTGATTTTTCACGAAAAGCGGTTGAGCTTGATCCTCAAAATCCAAAGGCACATTTATATTTGAGTATTGCTTTAGGAAGGTGGGCTTTGACTCAAGGTGCGAAAGAAAAAGTTTGTCTTTCGAAGGAGATTAAAGACGAGGCTCAAAGGACATTAGAGCTTGACCCGAATGAGCATGTAGCCTGGCACATCTTAGGATGTTGGAATCGTGAGATTGCTTCACTCAATTGGATTGAAAGAAAGTTTGCTGATCTTTTTTTTGGAGGAATTCCTAAGGAGGCGTCTCTGGAAGAATCTGTACGCTGCTTAAAGAAAGCCATTGAAATTCGGCCAGACGCGATCATACATCATCTCGAATTGGGGATCACTTATGAGAAATTAAATCAAACGAATCTTGCCAAGGAAGAATATGAAAAAGTTCTGAAACTTCCCATCTATGACAGTGAAGATCCCATTCACCAAAAAGAAGCGGGTGAGAGACTTAAAAGAATTGAAAAATGGGACTTAGATACTGGTAGGGTGTAGCAATCAAAAACGAGTGAGAGGCTACAGCATTGTGCTTAGCCCGCATTTCTCATCAGTTTTAAAAAAAGCGAAAATTTAAGTATTTTGGGGAAAAATATTCTGTAAAAATAAAAATCTGCGGATTTTTGTTTTTCATATGAGTCTAAAAACTAAAATTTAAAAAAAGAACCCGGAAATCACTATTTTTTTAGGCACCCTTGCCATCATCATTTTATTTTACTGCATGATCCACCTATACTGGCTCAGCCTGAAAACGATAAAGCCCTTATTCGAGCGAAAATCTGATAGAAAATATTTTGATAAGGATATCCACTGGCAAATGAAATCCAAACCCTCCGCAAACTGATCGTTACTTGTGCTCCCACTTTCAGAATCTTATACAGTAAAAATCTTCATACAAGCCCTTTGCATCCATCCCTGCGCCAATGAGGTCACCACAAAACGGGGATTCTCACCTTTCTCCAAATATTCTGCCTTGCCTATCACCCGCCTTTCACGACTCCAAGAATCTAATGTGCAATATTGAAAATCTACAAATCGTCTGGACGGTTTCATCGTTTGTTCATGTTCCTCCATCGCTTGTTTCATAGCCTCAGCCAACTCTTCTTTTAATCGCTCATTCTTGGCCAGCCCAAACACGTAATCTACCCCTGCGAGATCACACCAACCCATCAATTCTTCACGCGCAAAATCAGAATCTCCACGTAAAATAATCTTTACATTTTCCCACTTCTCCCGAATCTGTCCCACTATTCTCTCGACCTCCTCTTTTGATCCGTCACTAGCCCGGATTTCTCATCAGATTTCTTGAGCTCGACCGCCCGAGTCCGCTTTGGAGGGGAGGTTGCACGACCGAGGCCGTGTGAGGCGTACTTTACAGTACGTTGAGCAGGGCCGACCGAGTTTGCACCCAGAGACGAGGCAAAATTGGCGTTCTGAGTAGAAATTTGATGAAAAATGCGGGCTAGCTCGATTCCTTATTTTGTTCGGCTTGGGATCACAAAATTTAACGCGCCAAAAATTCTTTGTGATTTCTCACATTTTCAATTTGTAGCTTCCAGAAGCAGGCTTGGATGGATTTTTCTTTCTTTGGACTTGTCAAATAGATTTTTTAAAGTCCTTAAACCAATCTTCAATATATGATAAATTTTATCCATGGCCCATCCAATAAAGAAAGAACTTTTAAAGATCATTAAAAAGTTAGGTCCAAAGGAATGTGCGACACTGCTTGACTTTGCCTTCTTTCTCAAGACAAGACATGAGAGAGATCCCGACCAAGCCTATTTCTGGACAAAGAGGTGGCAAGAAATGGAGCGACAAGTGGGCCTGGATAAAGCCAAAGGCAGGATCATTGGAGTGGAACGGTGAAAGGACTTCTGAAGGCTTTAAAGAAAAAGCCTTAAAACGTTAGGCTAGTTTCTAGCTCAAGAAGAATATCACATAAAGTTATCTTTTGATCCAGTATTTAAAAGTGTGTTCTTTGGAAAGGGGAGTGGGTTTCCTCCGTAGGCGGACGGGCTGCTTTCCATGGAGTTCCATCAACGGCACATGTAGTTATAGTTCCTGTGGGATCGGTCGCGATGCATGGCTGATGCGAGAGGGAAAGTACTTGATATACTGTACATATTGATGTACGGTAATATGTACAGTAAGGAGGGACAGATGGAACAAGCTATCTCTATATCTGAAGCAAGGTCAAGGCTCCTAGAGCTTCCGAAGGCGTTTGCGAGAACCAAAGAAAGGCGGGCTCTGGCGCTCACACGTCGAGGAAAGCCCATCCTAGCCTTGATGAGCTGGGACCTCTATGAAAGCATCATAGAAACCTTGGATGTGGTGGGAGACCCTGAATTTATGAAAGGTCTTCGAAAGAGCCTTAAGGAATTGGATGAGGGCAAAATGATTCCCTGGGAAACCGTTAAACGAAACCTTAAATTGTGACCTACGCAATTAAGCTAACCCTCACCGCTCAAGCAATGCTCTATGACGTTCGGGATCGAAGGATTATGGGAAAAATACGGGATAGGATTGACGGTTTAGCTTATGAACCTGAGAAGCAAGGTAAAGCACTTGTTGGAGATTTATCGAGTTTTAGGCGACTTACAGCTCTTGGCCGGCGCTACCGGATCATTTATCGAGTGGATCGAGAGAAGCTCCGGGTGAATGTGGTCGGTGTTGGCATCAGAAAAGAGGGCGATAAGTCTGATATCTATCACTTGGCGAGAAAACTCATCAGACTGGGGATGACCCTATAACCTAAAAAAATTTTAGCTGTCCCGTCCCGAATATTGATGCAATCTCCTGTCGAAAATGATTTAGAGTGATCACACCACAATAAAAGCAAAAGAGACTGAGCAAAAAAACCTTCTATTGCTGGGCCTACTGTGCTAGACTTTTCTCGGTCAATTGATCGTCGGACAAAATTGCTCCCCGCTCGACTTGCCGAAAGGCCTCGGGCGGGGTACTGTTTTATACGCCTACCCTAGAAGCATAGATTTTTTTCAAAGTCCCTAACCAATCTTGAGTGTATGATAAATTTTGTTCATGGCCAATCCAATTTTGTTTGAGTTTAAAAAACTAGACAAACGTATTCTATTGTAATACATTTAAAACAAGGGTGGGGGACTAGGTGAAGATTGCAGAAATAGTTTGGGATGAAGATATATAGACGCGCATAATTAAACGGACATACGTTATAAAATGTGGTAGATTCTCAGTGGGAGGATTTATCATATGCGTTCTCGATTTCTCCAACTTCATCATCGGACCACAACCAAGCTGATCCGTGATAAAAAAGAAGCGGAAAAGGATGGCGCCTATCGGGTGGCCAAACGTATTCACGCAGTTCTGCTCAATGACGGCGGAAAAACCAGTGGAGAGATTGCTTCCCTCATTCAATCTCCCCGATCCTGCGTTTGTGAATGGTTAAGAAACTATGAGGAGTACGGGCATGAAAGTCTTCTTGAAGGACATCGCTCTGGCCGTCCTTCCAGACTCTTCGAAAATCACAAGACAACTCTGTGCGACATCATCGATAGCGGTCCTGTCGCTTATGGCTTTCTCTCAGGCGTTTGGACATCCCCCATGATCGCCCGCGTTATCCAAGAAGAGTAAGAAGGAAATTGAAGAAGCTTATGCCAAGCTCAAAGAACTCGACCGTGCGAAAACAGAGTTTTTTGCCAATGTTTCGCATGAGCTTCGTACGCCTCTTACATTAATATTGGCGCCGGTAGAGTCGCTCCTGAAAGAAAATGAGCTTAAACCCCATCAAGTGAAAAACTTAAATGTCATTTGCACGAACGCCCTACGCCTTCTCAAATTAATTAATCAACTCCTCGACCTCATTAAAATTGATGTAGGAAAACTGGAGCTTCACTTAAGCCATGTGAATGTGTATCATTTCTTGAAAGAGGTTGAAGATTCCATGTCGGCCTTGGCTGAGCAAAAAAATCTTAAACTTTCTTTTCAATGCGAAGAGTCACTCCAAGCCGAATTTGATCGCGACCAGATCGAAAAGGTCATTTTCAAGCTCGTCTACAACGCTGTGAAGTTTACTCACCCAGGAGGTTCGATTGAGGTAATAGCAAGACAAGTCGATGAGGAAGTGACGACTGAAGAAGAGAAAAGGACACCGTCCACACCCTTATGATGACTCCGCTCTGTGGAGTCTATGAGGTTTCACAGTTCTCAAAATCTAAAGTAATAAAAGGGATCACCCATTACCGATAACCTCGTTTTTAAGGATTTTATATGACCATTCTCATCAGTGGTTCGACGGGTTTTATTGGTTCAGCCCTGACTCATCATTTGAGATCTCTTGGGCATTTCCTTCTTCGTTTGGTTCGTTCTACTTCGTCTTCCTCCTCTGAAATTTATTGGGATCCTGAAAAGAAAATTCTTGATGTTTCAAGGCTTGAGGGGATCGAAGTGGTGATTCATCTGGCGGGTGAGAATGTTGCGACAGGGCGTTGGACAAAAGATAAGAAGCGAAAAATTCTGGAGAGCCGTGTCAAGGGGACAACATTTCTTTGCGATTCACTCGCTCAACTTTCAAAAAGACCGAAAGCGCTCGTCTCTGCTTCAGCGATCGGTTATTATGGGGAACGGGGAGAAGAATTTTTAACTGAAGAAAGCCCGCCGGGACGTGGTTTCTTGGCGGAAGTTTGTCAAG
This window harbors:
- a CDS encoding UPF0175 family protein; amino-acid sequence: MKTKSLRLPKSIMSAVELVEKQEKIEESTAMRKLLKIGFETYVGHLYKHGKISLREAAHLLGVNFIEVMDLFLDMGIKGNLEASDVILSLEKFS
- the rfbC gene encoding dTDP-4-dehydrorhamnose 3,5-epimerase, giving the protein MKFTPLSIPDVILIEPKVLGDERGFFYESYREDIFSQNGITTRFVQDNHSQSMKGVLRGLHFQIPPRAQAKLVRVVRGDVFDVAVDLRKKSKTFGKYVSEHLSETNKKMMYIPEGFAHGFCVLKDGTEFLYKCSDVYSPQHEHGLRWNDPSIRIPWPKLDMDFILSSKDQTYPSLKELKEIFV
- a CDS encoding 3'(2'),5'-bisphosphate nucleotidase — translated: MIPILRLPEVQFAIEAVRQTSLLTEAVQGEMKDEDALTKSDDSPVTVADLGAQAVIAAFLEKAFPNDILVGEEDAGVLRSSKGRLTLGRVVRYVQAILPQATAEGICDWIDRGKGEPGNRFWTVDPIDGTKGFLRKDQYAVALALLIDGKIEVGVLGCPVLREARYPEMGGPGSLVIAVRGKGSWTAPLKKGNSFSQLHVSDHASFHESILVRPFDTSHTNLELIEKFQHLLGIETPPVLLDSLSKYAVLASGGGDIYLRLLSPQKMNYKECIWDQAPGSIILEEAGGKVTDLDGKPLDYTTGRRLLKNRGAVSSNGKLHAMALEVLRKLL
- a CDS encoding transposase, with the protein product MGQIREKWENVKIILRGDSDFAREELMGWCDLAGVDYVFGLAKNERLKEELAEAMKQAMEEHEQTMKPSRRFVDFQYCTLDSWSRERRVIGKAEYLEKGENPRFVVTSLAQGWMQRACMKIFTV
- a CDS encoding type II toxin-antitoxin system Phd/YefM family antitoxin: MEQAISISEARSRLLELPKAFARTKERRALALTRRGKPILALMSWDLYESIIETLDVVGDPEFMKGLRKSLKELDEGKMIPWETVKRNLKL
- a CDS encoding type II toxin-antitoxin system RelE/ParE family toxin, whose translation is MTYAIKLTLTAQAMLYDVRDRRIMGKIRDRIDGLAYEPEKQGKALVGDLSSFRRLTALGRRYRIIYRVDREKLRVNVVGVGIRKEGDKSDIYHLARKLIRLGMTL
- a CDS encoding helix-turn-helix domain-containing protein — its product is MRSRFLQLHHRTTTKLIRDKKEAEKDGAYRVAKRIHAVLLNDGGKTSGEIASLIQSPRSCVCEWLRNYEEYGHESLLEGHRSGRPSRLFENHKTTLCDIIDSGPVAYGFLSGVWTSPMIARVIQEE